The Microbulbifer hydrolyticus genome has a segment encoding these proteins:
- the pilH gene encoding twitching motility response regulator PilH has protein sequence MARVLIVDDSPTETHKLTTILEKNGHAVLTATNGENGVDVAREQRPDVILMDIVMPGLNGFQATRQLSKGDQTSGIPIVIVTTKDQDTDRVWGMRQGARAYLTKPVDEGKLLGTIEEVLA, from the coding sequence ATGGCCAGAGTGCTTATCGTAGATGACTCGCCAACCGAAACTCACAAGCTGACCACCATTCTGGAAAAGAATGGTCACGCCGTGCTGACTGCCACCAATGGCGAGAACGGCGTGGACGTGGCTCGCGAACAGCGTCCCGATGTCATTCTGATGGATATTGTGATGCCGGGCCTGAACGGCTTCCAGGCAACTCGCCAGCTCAGTAAGGGCGATCAGACCAGCGGTATTCCCATCGTTATCGTGACCACCAAAGACCAGGACACTGACCGGGTGTGGGGCATGCGCCAGGGTGCGCGCGCATACCTCACCAAGCCGGTCGACGAGGGCAAGCTGTTGGGCACTATTGAGGAGGTGTTGGCCTGA
- a CDS encoding chemotaxis protein CheW produces MHSTLTPYLALVDIANRAKAQAQGLPARQEVKPYWTGIGFSLLGHRFVASMEDVVELLELPQYTFIPGAQPWVRGVANVRGRLLPLFDMAAFFGGHLSSARQRRRVLVVEYDKVYAGLIVDELHGMQHLALEYGKMPPSDLVEAFAPMVSGQFQLQQERWLVFDLQALLSDFQFADAAAH; encoded by the coding sequence GTGCATTCAACTCTAACCCCTTATCTTGCTCTGGTTGATATCGCCAATCGTGCCAAGGCGCAGGCGCAGGGGCTGCCTGCCCGCCAGGAAGTTAAACCCTACTGGACGGGCATCGGATTTTCGTTGCTGGGACACCGCTTTGTTGCCTCCATGGAAGACGTGGTGGAATTGCTGGAGCTCCCTCAGTACACCTTCATTCCCGGGGCTCAGCCCTGGGTGCGTGGCGTGGCCAACGTGCGTGGCCGCCTGCTGCCTCTCTTCGATATGGCTGCCTTTTTTGGCGGCCACCTAAGCAGTGCTCGCCAGCGCCGCCGTGTGCTGGTCGTGGAGTACGACAAAGTCTATGCAGGCCTGATCGTCGATGAGCTTCACGGGATGCAGCACCTGGCTCTGGAGTACGGCAAGATGCCGCCTTCCGATCTGGTAGAGGCGTTTGCGCCAATGGTCAGTGGCCAGTTCCAGTTGCAGCAGGAGCGATGGCTGGTATTCGACCTGCAGGCATTGTTAAGTGATTTTCAGTTTGCAGATGCCGCGGCTCACTGA
- a CDS encoding energy transducer TonB yields MTAAASQSRAGGTKQASTPAPTPASPATQGDRFTFALFLACALHALLIFGVAFTAPEAKEAPPTLEVTLAQHRSLDAPEDADYLAQHNQQASGTAETPKELSTDRQAEIADTSIRQVSPLPQQQAARPADQLRQLITTIGDSPQQAPELPAEDKRSEEKRGDAPSDLPPTNPEIASLQARLDKIRQTIAQRPRVRRLTSVATRASSDAAYLHDWRQKVEAVGNDNFPEEALARQITGDLRMMVRLLPTGAVEEVVILESSGERILDDAAQQIVRLAAPFAPFPTEIRKEADRLEIIRTWRFEMTGFSTAAGKTPSRG; encoded by the coding sequence ATGACCGCAGCAGCCAGCCAATCCCGCGCGGGAGGCACCAAACAAGCCTCGACCCCAGCGCCGACACCAGCATCGCCCGCCACTCAGGGGGATCGCTTCACCTTTGCCCTGTTCCTGGCTTGCGCCCTGCATGCGCTGCTGATTTTCGGTGTGGCGTTTACCGCTCCTGAAGCCAAAGAAGCCCCTCCCACCCTGGAGGTGACACTGGCACAGCACAGGTCACTCGACGCCCCGGAAGACGCGGACTACCTGGCCCAGCACAACCAGCAAGCCAGCGGCACTGCGGAAACCCCGAAAGAGCTTTCCACCGATCGCCAGGCAGAAATCGCCGACACCAGCATTCGCCAGGTCAGCCCGCTACCCCAGCAACAGGCCGCGCGCCCTGCAGATCAGCTGCGCCAGCTGATCACCACCATCGGCGACAGCCCGCAACAGGCCCCGGAGCTGCCCGCGGAAGACAAGCGCTCGGAAGAAAAGCGCGGTGATGCCCCCTCCGACCTGCCACCGACCAACCCCGAAATCGCCAGCCTGCAGGCGCGGCTCGACAAGATTCGCCAGACCATCGCGCAGCGCCCGCGTGTGCGCCGCCTCACTTCGGTCGCGACCAGGGCCTCTTCCGACGCGGCCTACCTGCACGACTGGCGGCAGAAAGTGGAAGCCGTCGGCAATGACAACTTCCCCGAAGAAGCGCTGGCGCGCCAGATCACCGGTGACCTGCGTATGATGGTGCGACTGCTGCCCACCGGCGCCGTGGAAGAGGTGGTCATCCTGGAATCCTCCGGCGAACGCATTCTCGACGACGCCGCCCAGCAGATCGTACGCCTGGCCGCGCCCTTTGCGCCCTTCCCCACGGAAATCCGCAAAGAGGCTGATCGCCTGGAAATCATCCGCACCTGGCGCTTTGAAATGACCGGTTTCTCCACCGCGGCCGGAAAGACACCCAGCCGCGGCTAA
- a CDS encoding YqgE/AlgH family protein, with protein MQPSSIDSDLTHNSLRGQFLIAMPGMQDPRFHQAVAFVCEHGADGSMGIVVNAPSKVTWKEVFEQLSLDDTSLRGDEPVLVGGPVAQEQGFVLHGRGMQFASTAEVSEDISLTASKDIIESLACGRGPDDVLLALGYAGWGPGQLEEEIAENAWLTLPAEPEILFATPWDKRWQTAAARHGIDLGGIGTQSGHA; from the coding sequence ATGCAGCCATCCAGTATCGACAGCGACCTCACCCACAACAGCCTGCGCGGGCAGTTTCTGATTGCCATGCCGGGCATGCAGGACCCCCGTTTTCACCAGGCCGTGGCTTTTGTCTGTGAGCACGGGGCCGATGGCTCCATGGGCATCGTGGTCAACGCGCCCAGCAAGGTGACCTGGAAAGAGGTGTTTGAGCAGCTGTCGCTGGACGACACCAGCCTCAGGGGCGACGAACCCGTACTGGTGGGTGGCCCGGTGGCACAGGAACAGGGCTTTGTGCTGCACGGGCGCGGCATGCAGTTCGCTTCCACGGCCGAGGTATCCGAGGACATCAGCCTCACCGCCTCCAAAGACATTATCGAATCCCTCGCCTGCGGCCGCGGCCCGGACGACGTCCTGCTGGCGCTGGGCTATGCCGGCTGGGGACCCGGGCAACTGGAAGAGGAGATCGCCGAGAACGCCTGGCTGACGCTCCCCGCCGAACCGGAAATCCTCTTCGCCACCCCCTGGGACAAGCGCTGGCAGACTGCCGCGGCCCGCCACGGTATTGACCTGGGTGGTATCGGCACCCAGTCCGGCCACGCCTGA
- the pilG gene encoding twitching motility response regulator PilG, whose protein sequence is MELNWESLTVMVIDDSKTIRRTAETLLQKAGCAVVTATDGFDALAKIADSRPDIIFVDIMMPRLDGYQTCALIKNNSEFRSTPVVMLSSKDGLFDKAKGRVVGCDQYLTKPFSKSELLGAISAHAKPHHAA, encoded by the coding sequence ATGGAGCTCAACTGGGAAAGTCTCACCGTTATGGTGATCGACGACAGTAAAACCATTCGTCGCACCGCGGAAACGCTGCTGCAGAAAGCGGGTTGTGCGGTTGTCACCGCCACCGATGGCTTTGATGCATTGGCCAAGATCGCTGATTCGCGTCCGGATATTATTTTTGTAGACATCATGATGCCGCGCCTGGATGGTTACCAGACCTGCGCGTTGATCAAGAACAACAGCGAATTCCGCAGTACACCCGTGGTGATGCTGTCCAGTAAGGATGGCCTGTTCGACAAGGCCAAGGGTCGCGTTGTCGGGTGCGATCAGTATCTCACCAAGCCGTTTAGCAAGAGCGAGCTGCTGGGTGCGATCTCTGCCCATGCCAAGCCGCACCACGCCGCCTGA
- a CDS encoding uroporphyrinogen-III C-methyltransferase: protein MSDKKAPPPSTPGKTDNAKSDDKDVPMVTRKAEPKSNFAKAAETPGKREGKAATKSGAGKKPPKARTTSKRRGWTWFWLLILVLIAAAVAAWYLVPGVRQQVGQQLQSLPVIGKHFTGIASSPETISPPTQNAATAQGSPNTPAPSQQQDTGAVSAQPGSETPPEQSAPSEQPVRQADESRPATPANTSPVPPKDQSAQLIGALRQQLSQQNQQLSQQGQTIQQLQQQLAGLQRNVTAQGNRLSQLGNASREDWQLAEADYLLRLANQRLMLEQDSRAALGLLQEVDTIVRDVDLPDLYGVRQQLARDVTALKLVENVDREGLYLRLRALEEQMVKLNIQPQFDLAKRDAAAAQNQAQTEDVGEAHFRSSWDNFVDFLKGSVRIRDGEVDPVLLSPQSETRFRQSLRLNMEQAELAVLRADETVYKASLTQARQLLLDYGVDNPQRQVILRELEELSQETIKTDLPNLSASQSALRSYIDRMHKVSSGQADDSGNGGSFQ, encoded by the coding sequence ATGAGCGATAAAAAAGCCCCGCCGCCGTCCACCCCGGGTAAAACCGATAACGCCAAAAGCGATGACAAAGACGTGCCGATGGTGACCCGCAAAGCCGAGCCCAAAAGCAATTTTGCCAAAGCCGCGGAAACACCCGGCAAGCGCGAAGGCAAAGCAGCAACCAAGTCAGGAGCGGGAAAGAAGCCACCCAAGGCCCGCACCACCAGTAAACGCCGCGGCTGGACCTGGTTCTGGCTACTGATACTGGTGCTAATTGCCGCCGCGGTCGCGGCCTGGTACCTGGTCCCCGGTGTCCGCCAGCAGGTGGGGCAGCAGCTGCAGTCCCTGCCGGTGATTGGCAAGCATTTCACGGGCATTGCCAGCAGTCCTGAGACAATCTCACCACCAACGCAGAACGCGGCAACGGCCCAGGGTAGCCCGAATACTCCTGCGCCAAGCCAACAGCAAGACACCGGCGCCGTCAGCGCTCAACCCGGCTCCGAGACCCCGCCAGAGCAGTCCGCACCCTCCGAGCAACCGGTGCGACAAGCCGATGAATCGCGACCCGCGACACCTGCGAACACCTCACCGGTTCCACCAAAGGACCAGAGTGCGCAACTGATCGGCGCACTGCGCCAGCAACTGTCCCAGCAAAACCAGCAGCTGTCCCAGCAGGGACAGACCATCCAGCAGCTCCAACAACAGCTCGCCGGCCTGCAGCGCAACGTCACCGCTCAGGGCAACCGCCTGAGCCAGCTCGGTAATGCCAGCCGCGAAGACTGGCAACTGGCCGAGGCCGATTACCTGTTGCGCCTTGCGAACCAGCGATTGATGCTCGAGCAGGACAGCCGCGCCGCTCTCGGCCTGCTACAGGAAGTGGACACCATCGTGCGCGATGTGGACCTGCCCGATCTTTACGGCGTGCGCCAGCAACTGGCGCGGGACGTCACCGCCCTCAAACTGGTGGAAAATGTGGACCGGGAAGGGCTCTACCTGCGGCTGCGCGCGCTGGAAGAACAGATGGTAAAACTCAATATCCAGCCCCAGTTCGACCTCGCCAAACGGGACGCCGCCGCAGCCCAGAACCAAGCGCAGACTGAGGACGTTGGCGAAGCCCATTTCCGCTCCAGCTGGGACAACTTCGTCGACTTCCTGAAAGGCTCGGTACGCATCCGCGACGGCGAAGTCGACCCGGTACTACTGTCTCCGCAGAGCGAAACCCGTTTCCGCCAGAGCTTGCGCCTGAACATGGAACAGGCCGAGCTGGCGGTATTGCGCGCGGACGAAACCGTCTACAAAGCCTCCCTGACCCAGGCCCGACAGCTACTGCTCGACTACGGCGTGGACAATCCCCAGCGCCAGGTGATCCTGCGCGAACTGGAAGAACTCAGCCAGGAGACCATCAAAACCGATCTGCCCAACCTCAGTGCCTCGCAGAGCGCGCTGCGCAGCTACATCGACCGGATGCACAAGGTCTCCTCCGGACAAGCGGACGACAGCGGTAACGGAGGCAGCTTCCAGTGA
- the hemC gene encoding hydroxymethylbilane synthase, with protein sequence MTETTKTTITTVRIATRESALALWQANYVKQQLELHHPDLNVELLPLTSRGDQLLDIPLSKVGGKGLFVKELEKAMLEGRADIAVHSMKDVPMEFPEGLHLPVICEREDPRDAFVSNHYGSIEELPQGAVVGTSSLRRQCQVLALRPDLEVKFLRGNVNTRLAKLDAGDYDAIILAAAGLLRLEMRDRIAAFIAPEVLLPAGGQGAVGIECRRDPELEALLAPLHHTDTSHHLIAERAMVRRLNGSCQVPIGCYAIFADDDKSRLYVRGLVGSPDGTTMLNSDIHGDVAEAETLGTRLAEQLLEAGADKILAAI encoded by the coding sequence ATGACAGAAACCACCAAGACCACAATCACCACCGTCCGCATTGCCACGCGCGAAAGCGCCCTCGCTCTGTGGCAGGCCAATTACGTCAAGCAACAGCTGGAATTACACCACCCCGACCTCAACGTGGAACTGCTGCCACTTACCAGCCGCGGCGACCAACTGCTGGACATTCCCCTGAGCAAAGTGGGGGGCAAAGGCCTGTTCGTGAAAGAGCTGGAAAAAGCCATGCTCGAGGGACGCGCGGACATCGCCGTGCATTCAATGAAAGACGTGCCGATGGAATTCCCGGAAGGCCTCCACCTGCCGGTCATCTGCGAGCGCGAAGATCCTCGCGACGCCTTTGTGAGCAATCACTACGGCTCTATCGAAGAACTGCCGCAAGGTGCGGTGGTGGGCACTTCCAGCCTGCGCCGCCAGTGCCAGGTTCTGGCGCTGCGCCCGGACCTCGAAGTGAAGTTCCTGCGCGGCAACGTCAATACCCGCCTCGCCAAGCTGGATGCCGGCGACTATGACGCCATCATTCTCGCTGCCGCCGGGCTGTTGCGCCTTGAAATGCGCGACCGTATTGCCGCCTTTATCGCACCCGAAGTACTGCTTCCCGCTGGCGGCCAGGGTGCGGTGGGCATCGAATGCCGTCGCGACCCCGAGCTCGAGGCGCTGCTCGCGCCGCTGCATCACACCGACACCAGCCACCACCTGATCGCCGAGCGCGCCATGGTGCGCCGTCTCAATGGCAGCTGTCAGGTGCCCATCGGCTGTTATGCCATTTTTGCTGACGACGACAAGAGCCGGCTGTATGTGCGCGGCCTGGTTGGCAGTCCCGACGGCACCACCATGCTCAACAGCGATATCCACGGCGACGTCGCGGAAGCCGAGACCCTCGGCACCCGCCTCGCCGAACAGCTGCTCGAGGCCGGCGCCGACAAAATCCTCGCCGCGATCTGA
- a CDS encoding uroporphyrinogen-III synthase, with protein sequence MTSPCETLAGRRILITRPAHQSGGWCDLLQAEGALTDCIPMLDIVPVGAGEGSQSDTQAIKNLILDFDQFDHAIFVSQNAVQYGFDWLDNYWPQLPQGPRFYAIGAATARAIRARGAAPETGNTGGDEPSTMDSEALLALPTLQQPAGERVIIFRGQGGRTLIGDTLIERGARLDYCELYQRALPADAVAKMRAYHHIPDAVTVHSGETLENLNRVLDTSGRTALRQSLLICPSPRVADTARALGFPRVYAASNAGDSAMLATLKDALAADHS encoded by the coding sequence ATGACCAGCCCCTGCGAGACGCTCGCCGGCCGCCGCATCCTGATCACCCGCCCCGCGCACCAGAGCGGCGGCTGGTGTGACCTGCTGCAGGCGGAAGGCGCGCTCACCGACTGCATCCCTATGCTGGATATCGTTCCCGTGGGTGCGGGCGAAGGGAGCCAGAGCGACACCCAGGCAATCAAAAACCTGATCCTGGATTTCGACCAGTTTGACCACGCCATCTTTGTCTCCCAGAACGCGGTGCAATACGGCTTCGACTGGCTGGATAATTACTGGCCGCAACTGCCACAGGGCCCGCGCTTTTATGCCATCGGCGCCGCTACCGCACGTGCCATTCGCGCGCGTGGCGCAGCCCCGGAGACCGGCAATACCGGCGGCGACGAACCCAGCACCATGGATTCGGAAGCCCTGCTGGCACTGCCGACATTGCAGCAACCTGCCGGCGAGCGGGTGATCATTTTCCGCGGCCAGGGCGGCCGCACGCTGATCGGTGACACGCTCATCGAGCGCGGCGCGCGCCTGGACTACTGCGAACTCTATCAGCGCGCGCTGCCCGCAGATGCCGTCGCAAAAATGCGCGCATATCATCACATCCCCGATGCAGTTACCGTGCACAGCGGCGAAACGCTGGAGAACCTGAACCGGGTCCTCGACACCAGTGGCCGCACCGCCTTGCGCCAAAGCCTTCTGATTTGCCCGAGCCCGCGCGTGGCGGATACTGCGCGCGCGCTCGGCTTCCCCCGCGTGTACGCCGCCAGCAACGCCGGCGACAGTGCCATGCTGGCGACATTGAAAGACGCTCTGGCCGCCGACCATTCCTGA
- a CDS encoding methyl-accepting chemotaxis protein, which translates to MKTGSQSSFSALRSNPAALFMGLLVIATLVGLIASIWLVQNHAERDQEYLEDVAELRALSYQLVSYAPAATAGDEQAFADLERTVNQMAATWNELQGMDPGSRRALEQELASYGQVWRQLREQADTIIGNKDSIIFLNDVASTLNDSLPELQAEHNNIVEILLANNAPANQVEQAQLQVWRAERIGRNIDKMLQGGDDAESAADQFNTDASLFGKVVEGMKGGDVVMGISRVTDTEARESLEEITELFEFVSSSVREIFEATPALFATRQAADGIATSSPQLLEALSTLNDRIVNLSDERQPNQQTIFIIAGVFVLLIFGMMITAFSGTRRSLKEESETNERNQQAIMQLLDELADLADGDLTTSATVTEAFTGAIADSINYTIDQLRVLVSRITGAAQEVSSLSQETQQTALHLAEASEHQAQEIAGASAAVNEMAVTIDQVSANAAESAQVAERSVQIASNGAKVVQNTIKGMDTIREQIQDTSKRIKRLGESSQEIGDIVSLINDIADQTNILALNAAIQASMAGDAGRGFAVVADEVQRLAERSAAATKQIEGLVKAIQSDTNEAVVSMESTTTEVVRGARLAQDAGVALEEIETVSTNLASLIQNISNAARQQASSAGHISNTMNVIQEITSQTSAGTQATAQSIGNLAQTASALRDSVAGFKLPNEDDVEGESDLYDGDLAELSEEFPMLEEETVEGVAAEEDGLSALSEDERNERVMA; encoded by the coding sequence ATGAAAACAGGCTCCCAGAGTTCATTCTCCGCGTTACGTAGTAACCCTGCCGCGCTGTTTATGGGTTTGCTGGTAATCGCCACACTGGTGGGGCTGATCGCCAGCATCTGGTTGGTGCAGAATCATGCCGAACGTGACCAGGAATATCTGGAAGATGTGGCGGAATTGCGCGCACTGTCCTACCAGCTGGTGTCCTACGCCCCGGCGGCGACCGCCGGCGACGAGCAGGCGTTTGCCGACCTTGAGCGCACCGTCAACCAGATGGCCGCAACCTGGAACGAGCTGCAGGGCATGGATCCGGGCAGCCGTCGCGCGCTGGAGCAGGAGCTGGCGAGCTACGGCCAGGTATGGCGCCAACTGCGTGAGCAGGCCGATACCATTATTGGTAACAAGGACTCGATCATCTTCCTGAACGACGTGGCGAGTACCCTGAACGACTCGCTGCCGGAACTGCAGGCAGAGCACAACAATATCGTGGAAATCCTGCTGGCCAATAACGCTCCGGCGAACCAGGTAGAGCAGGCCCAGCTGCAGGTATGGCGCGCTGAGCGTATCGGTCGAAACATCGACAAGATGCTGCAGGGTGGTGACGACGCGGAATCTGCTGCCGACCAGTTCAACACCGACGCGAGCCTGTTCGGTAAAGTGGTTGAGGGTATGAAAGGCGGTGACGTGGTGATGGGTATCTCCCGCGTGACTGACACCGAAGCCCGGGAATCCCTTGAAGAGATTACTGAGCTGTTCGAGTTCGTAAGCTCGTCCGTCCGTGAAATCTTCGAAGCCACTCCGGCCCTGTTTGCCACCCGCCAGGCGGCGGACGGTATTGCGACCTCATCTCCGCAGCTGCTGGAAGCGCTTTCTACCCTGAACGACCGCATCGTGAACCTGTCCGACGAGCGTCAGCCAAACCAGCAAACCATCTTCATTATTGCCGGTGTGTTCGTACTGTTGATCTTCGGCATGATGATCACCGCGTTCTCCGGTACTCGCCGCAGCCTGAAGGAAGAGTCCGAAACCAACGAGCGCAACCAGCAGGCGATTATGCAGCTGCTGGACGAACTGGCCGACCTCGCAGACGGTGACCTGACCACCTCCGCAACGGTAACCGAGGCCTTCACCGGTGCGATTGCGGACTCCATCAACTACACGATCGACCAGCTGCGGGTGCTGGTATCTCGAATCACCGGCGCGGCCCAGGAAGTATCCTCGCTGTCGCAGGAAACCCAGCAGACCGCCTTGCACCTGGCCGAAGCCTCTGAGCACCAGGCCCAGGAAATTGCCGGCGCCTCCGCGGCGGTTAACGAGATGGCGGTAACGATTGACCAGGTATCTGCCAACGCCGCCGAATCGGCGCAGGTAGCGGAACGCTCGGTACAGATCGCGAGTAACGGTGCCAAGGTGGTACAGAACACCATCAAGGGCATGGATACCATCCGCGAGCAGATTCAGGATACCTCCAAGCGAATCAAGCGACTGGGTGAGTCTTCCCAGGAGATTGGTGACATCGTAAGCCTGATTAACGACATTGCCGACCAGACCAACATTCTGGCACTTAACGCTGCGATTCAGGCCTCTATGGCGGGTGATGCGGGCCGCGGCTTCGCGGTGGTTGCGGACGAAGTTCAGCGACTTGCGGAGCGTTCCGCTGCCGCAACCAAACAGATTGAAGGTCTGGTAAAAGCGATTCAGTCGGACACCAACGAAGCGGTTGTATCGATGGAATCCACCACCACCGAGGTGGTGCGCGGTGCACGCCTGGCACAGGATGCGGGTGTTGCCCTGGAAGAGATCGAAACGGTATCGACCAACCTCGCTTCCTTGATTCAGAACATCTCCAACGCGGCGCGCCAGCAGGCCTCGTCCGCGGGTCACATCTCCAACACGATGAACGTGATTCAGGAAATTACCTCGCAGACTTCTGCCGGTACACAAGCTACCGCACAGTCGATTGGTAACCTGGCCCAGACCGCCTCCGCCCTGCGCGACTCCGTTGCCGGCTTCAAGCTGCCGAACGAAGACGATGTGGAAGGTGAGAGCGATCTGTACGATGGTGATCTGGCCGAGCTCTCCGAAGAGTTCCCGATGCTGGAAGAGGAGACCGTTGAAGGTGTCGCCGCCGAGGAAGATGGACTCTCTGCGCTGTCTGAAGACGAGCGCAATGAGCGGGTAATGGCCTGA
- the ruvX gene encoding Holliday junction resolvase RuvX, giving the protein MRKPLTALAFDFGTRSIGLAYGQSLTGSARELDPLPAKDGKPDWDQVQRIVKEWQPQLLLVGLPLNMDGSESEFGVRARKFGQRLHGRLGLPVEYADERLSTRAAKEEARERGHRGNYANQPVDSIAARIFLEDWLRQHSTGN; this is encoded by the coding sequence ATGCGCAAACCTCTCACCGCCCTCGCCTTTGACTTCGGCACCCGCTCCATCGGCCTCGCCTATGGGCAGAGCCTCACCGGCAGTGCCCGCGAACTGGATCCACTGCCCGCCAAAGACGGCAAGCCCGACTGGGATCAGGTCCAGCGTATCGTCAAGGAGTGGCAGCCACAGCTGCTGCTGGTGGGCCTGCCACTCAACATGGATGGCAGCGAAAGTGAATTTGGCGTCCGCGCCCGTAAATTCGGCCAGCGCCTGCACGGCCGCCTCGGCCTGCCGGTGGAATACGCCGACGAGCGCCTCAGTACCCGCGCCGCCAAGGAGGAAGCCCGCGAGCGCGGCCACCGCGGCAACTACGCCAACCAGCCGGTGGATTCCATCGCAGCGCGCATCTTTCTAGAAGACTGGTTGCGGCAACACAGTACCGGTAACTAG
- the gshB gene encoding glutathione synthase, with product MSHTLGVVMDPIANISYKKDTTLALLLAAQRAGFELHYFLQSDLYLDGSVPMGNGSRLEVFEDPKNWFSLGERKPMHLGDLDVLLMRVDPPFDNEYIYSTYILEAAERAGTLVANKPQSLRDCNEKIFATHFADCCPPLIVSRDMAQLRAFHAQHQDVIFKPLDGMGGTGIFHVKPDGSNIGAILETLTDNGKRQIMGQRYLPEIKDGDKRILVVDGEPVPYCLARIPQAGETRGNLAAGGRGEARPLSERDLWIARQVGPTLKEKGLLFVGLDVIGDYLTEVNVTSPTCVREIDTAYGTDIGGLLMRAITDRMAQKG from the coding sequence ATGAGCCACACGCTCGGCGTGGTCATGGACCCAATCGCCAACATCAGCTACAAGAAAGACACCACCCTGGCACTGTTGCTGGCCGCCCAGCGCGCAGGATTCGAACTGCATTACTTCCTGCAGTCCGACCTGTACCTGGATGGCAGCGTGCCTATGGGTAACGGCTCGCGGCTTGAGGTGTTTGAGGACCCAAAGAACTGGTTCTCCCTGGGTGAGCGCAAACCCATGCACCTGGGCGACCTCGATGTACTGCTGATGCGGGTGGACCCTCCGTTCGACAACGAATATATCTACTCGACCTATATTCTCGAGGCCGCCGAGCGCGCCGGCACCCTGGTGGCCAACAAGCCCCAGTCCCTGCGCGACTGCAATGAAAAGATCTTCGCCACCCACTTCGCCGACTGCTGCCCGCCACTGATTGTCAGCCGCGATATGGCGCAACTGCGCGCGTTCCACGCCCAGCACCAAGACGTTATTTTCAAACCGCTCGACGGCATGGGCGGCACCGGCATCTTTCACGTCAAACCGGACGGCAGTAATATCGGCGCAATCCTGGAAACCCTGACGGACAATGGCAAGCGCCAGATCATGGGGCAGCGCTACCTGCCGGAAATCAAAGACGGCGACAAACGCATCCTGGTGGTTGATGGCGAGCCGGTACCCTATTGCCTGGCGCGCATCCCACAGGCCGGCGAAACCCGCGGCAACCTGGCCGCCGGCGGTCGCGGCGAAGCACGACCGCTGTCCGAGCGGGACCTCTGGATTGCCCGACAGGTCGGCCCGACGCTGAAGGAAAAGGGACTGCTGTTTGTGGGACTGGACGTGATCGGCGACTACCTCACCGAGGTCAACGTCACCAGCCCCACTTGCGTGCGTGAAATCGATACCGCCTACGGCACCGACATCGGCGGCCTATTGATGCGCGCGATCACAGACCGAATGGCACAAAAAGGGTAA